The genomic stretch TCGTTGCCAGGATCCAGCCACAGGGGCAGCTGCTGCTGCTCGCAGTACGAGGCGGTCTCGGCACGGGAGAAGCCGAGCAGGGGACGCACCAGAGCGATGCTGCCGCTGAGGGGACGGCTCGCCCGCAGGCTGCTCAGTCCCCGCAGGCCGCATCCCCTGGCCAGGTTGAACAACAGGGTCTCGGCACGGTCACTGCCGGTATGGCCGGTCACGACGCGGGTGCAGCCGAGACTGAGGGCCTGCCGGTTCAAACGCTCGTAGCGCCAGCGGCGCCCGGCCTCCTCAGTGCTGATGTCGCGGGAGGCAGGCCCAGTGGCGGCGTTCTCCACGCGCATGGGCAGGCCGAGGCTGGCGGCCCACGCCGTCAGCTCCCCGGCCTGATCGGCGGCCTCCTTCCGCCAGCCATGGTTGCCGTGCCAGAGGTGCAGGTCCCAGTCGTGCAGGCGCTGCAGCTCCAGCAGCAAGGTCGTCAGGGCCATCGAATCCTGGCCACCGGAGACAGCCAGCAGCAGCCGCCTCCCCCGGGGCAGGAGCTGGGGGTCCTTCAGCAGCCTCCGGTGCAGCCGGTGCTGCAGGGGACCCCATGGGAGAATCGCCTCCATCTGCCCTGCTCGCCGATGTCGCGCCTCACCAG from Synechococcus sp. CBW1107 encodes the following:
- the tilS gene encoding tRNA lysidine(34) synthetase TilS, which produces MEAILPWGPLQHRLHRRLLKDPQLLPRGRRLLLAVSGGQDSMALTTLLLELQRLHDWDLHLWHGNHGWRKEAADQAGELTAWAASLGLPMRVENAATGPASRDISTEEAGRRWRYERLNRQALSLGCTRVVTGHTGSDRAETLLFNLARGCGLRGLSSLRASRPLSGSIALVRPLLGFSRAETASYCEQQQLPLWLDPGNDDPRFSRNRLRQEVMPVLEELHPGAWRRLGALAERLEGTQELTEELARLALVALQTPAGPLTAGEPPQQGPGLQRQWLSELSARSQELLLDLWLERSAGVRLGARSLESLRRRLPLSQGPGSLTLPGGSRLVWDRQSVRLQPEPNEPADPSGPPEPGAVSSPSNR